One region of Chryseobacterium sp. SORGH_AS_0447 genomic DNA includes:
- a CDS encoding GNAT family N-acetyltransferase, producing the protein MEIRRLERLTGNPTHFWGMTGYHTDKIFVVSAIEVGTSFEFSLREKNQPYTKNWEISSKDIEELNTVIDQGHSFGAFYEEELVGWAICEYREWNNSLFIQHLLISEAFRGQNAGRMLIKSINRRARELQCRIVETETQNTNYPAIRFYRKAGFAITGINTKRYTDSTETALFMSFEVL; encoded by the coding sequence ATGGAAATCAGAAGATTAGAAAGACTTACCGGCAATCCCACGCACTTTTGGGGAATGACGGGCTACCACACCGATAAAATTTTTGTTGTTTCCGCCATTGAAGTCGGAACTTCTTTCGAATTCAGCTTACGGGAAAAAAATCAGCCATATACCAAAAACTGGGAAATAAGTTCAAAGGATATAGAAGAACTGAATACCGTTATTGACCAGGGACATTCTTTCGGAGCCTTTTACGAAGAGGAGCTGGTCGGCTGGGCGATCTGCGAGTACAGGGAGTGGAACAACAGCCTGTTCATTCAGCATTTATTGATAAGCGAAGCGTTCAGAGGACAGAATGCCGGAAGGATGCTTATTAAAAGTATCAATCGCCGAGCCCGAGAACTGCAATGCCGGATCGTGGAAACGGAAACCCAGAATACGAATTATCCCGCTATCCGTTTTTACCGCAAAGCAGGGTTTGCCATTACGGGGATCAATACGAAGCGATATACGGATTCCACCGAAACCGCTTTGTTTATGAGCTTTGAAGTCCTTTAA
- a CDS encoding helix-turn-helix domain-containing protein — MKKECTAHYVKMNGKMYPCSVSLAMDLVGGKWKTVILYHLKDGEKRYSELRKELFSVTEMTLSLQLKQLEKDGLILRKVFGEKPPIKVEYSLTDFGKTFIPVLEAITNWGNQIVDKSGEFVDNF, encoded by the coding sequence ATGAAAAAGGAATGCACAGCCCATTACGTAAAAATGAATGGAAAAATGTATCCATGCTCGGTAAGCCTGGCGATGGACCTGGTAGGAGGGAAGTGGAAGACAGTTATTCTGTACCACCTGAAAGACGGTGAAAAACGGTACAGTGAGCTGCGGAAAGAATTGTTTTCGGTGACAGAGATGACGTTGAGCCTGCAATTGAAGCAGCTTGAGAAAGACGGGCTGATTTTAAGAAAGGTTTTTGGCGAAAAGCCCCCGATCAAAGTAGAGTATTCACTTACGGATTTCGGAAAGACCTTTATTCCGGTACTGGAAGCCATTACCAATTGGGGAAACCAGATTGTGGATAAAAGTGGAGAATTTGTGGATAACTTTTAA
- the nadE gene encoding NAD(+) synthase yields the protein MQTQKIIDHIVSWLKDYAVKANVNGYVIGVSGGVDSGVVSTLCAMTGLEVLLLEMPIRQKEDQVNRAQEHMEYLKKKFPNVQSKTINLTPVFESFEQVVHDHVEGRWSNNLALANTRSRFRMLNLYYFGQLHGLLVCGTGNKVEDFGIGFYTKYGDGGVDVSPIADLYKTEVYELARGLDLIESIQNAIPTDGLWDAERTDEDQIGATYPELEKIQKEYGTKAVEDYEGRDKEVFMIFDRMHKAAKHKMVPIPICDVPEEWRA from the coding sequence ATGCAGACCCAAAAAATAATAGATCATATTGTAAGCTGGCTGAAAGATTATGCTGTGAAGGCAAATGTAAACGGATACGTTATCGGAGTTTCCGGAGGTGTGGATTCCGGAGTGGTTTCTACTTTATGTGCCATGACAGGCCTTGAAGTGTTGCTGCTGGAAATGCCGATCCGCCAGAAAGAAGACCAGGTGAACCGTGCTCAGGAGCATATGGAATACCTGAAGAAAAAATTCCCGAACGTACAGTCCAAAACCATCAACCTGACTCCTGTTTTCGAAAGTTTTGAGCAGGTGGTCCACGATCATGTGGAAGGAAGATGGAGCAATAATCTTGCGCTGGCCAATACAAGATCCCGTTTCAGAATGCTGAACCTGTACTATTTCGGGCAGCTTCACGGGCTTCTGGTTTGCGGAACCGGAAATAAAGTGGAAGATTTCGGCATCGGATTCTATACAAAATACGGAGACGGCGGTGTAGATGTTTCTCCTATTGCCGATCTTTACAAAACCGAAGTTTACGAACTTGCAAGAGGACTGGATTTAATTGAGAGCATTCAGAATGCCATTCCTACGGACGGGCTTTGGGATGCGGAAAGAACGGATGAAGACCAGATCGGTGCCACCTATCCGGAACTCGAAAAAATCCAGAAAGAATACGGGACAAAAGCCGTGGAAGATTATGAAGGCCGCGATAAGGAAGTTTTCATGATTTTCGACCGAATGCATAAAGCCGCAAAACATAAAATGGTTCCGATTCCGATTTGTGATGTGCCGGAAGAGTGGAGAGCTTAA
- a CDS encoding ribonuclease domain-containing protein, giving the protein MRSLFFICLGLLFGMSVMYIYNNFIADHKETAIAADNRPRYHAPGETADGSSISGYKQNQSIDELTEEKTVIHFIKQNHKLPDYYITKSQARNLGWNPSKGNLCEAAPGKAIGGDAFGNRERRLPDGKKYFEADVNYHCGSRKSDRIVFTQDGDVYLTKNHYKSFEQQ; this is encoded by the coding sequence ATGAGATCTCTTTTTTTTATTTGCCTCGGACTTCTCTTCGGAATGTCGGTGATGTATATTTACAATAATTTTATAGCAGATCATAAAGAAACAGCTATTGCTGCGGATAACCGTCCGAGGTACCACGCTCCCGGAGAAACTGCCGACGGAAGCTCGATTTCCGGATATAAACAAAATCAAAGCATCGATGAACTGACGGAAGAAAAAACGGTGATTCATTTTATCAAACAAAATCATAAGCTTCCGGATTATTATATTACAAAAAGCCAGGCCCGAAACCTTGGCTGGAATCCTTCCAAAGGAAACCTGTGTGAAGCCGCTCCGGGAAAAGCAATCGGCGGGGATGCATTCGGGAACAGGGAAAGAAGGCTGCCGGACGGTAAAAAATATTTTGAAGCCGACGTAAATTACCATTGCGGAAGCAGAAAATCAGACCGGATTGTCTTTACCCAAGATGGTGATGTTTATCTTACCAAAAACCATTATAAAAGTTTTGAGCAGCAGTAG
- a CDS encoding GNAT family N-acetyltransferase, protein MSRFLDWTNLKNMYLETERLILRKFEETDAERLFLLDSNPEVMKYIGIPPVSDLNESRQIIRMIRQQYSDHGVGRLAVIEKESRLLIGWSGLKFLTLETNGYKNVYELGYRFLPEYWGKGYALESVHASLDFGFRDLKTDMIYAYAHCENKSSLHILEKSGFVKTGELAEPDGICFWYELSRENYR, encoded by the coding sequence ATGTCACGATTTTTGGATTGGACCAACCTTAAGAATATGTACCTGGAAACAGAAAGACTGATTTTAAGAAAATTTGAAGAAACGGATGCCGAACGCCTGTTTCTACTTGACTCGAATCCGGAAGTTATGAAGTACATCGGGATTCCTCCCGTTTCAGACCTCAACGAATCGCGGCAGATTATCCGCATGATCCGGCAGCAATACTCCGATCACGGGGTTGGAAGGCTTGCAGTCATTGAAAAAGAAAGCAGACTCCTAATCGGCTGGAGCGGACTGAAATTTTTAACCTTGGAGACCAATGGTTACAAAAATGTCTATGAACTCGGCTACCGTTTCCTGCCGGAATATTGGGGAAAAGGATATGCTCTAGAATCCGTGCATGCTTCTCTTGACTTCGGTTTCCGTGATCTGAAAACGGATATGATTTACGCTTATGCCCATTGCGAAAATAAAAGTTCCCTGCATATTTTAGAAAAATCAGGCTTTGTAAAAACCGGTGAGCTCGCCGAACCGGACGGAATTTGTTTCTGGTACGAACTTAGCCGTGAAAATTATCGTTAA
- a CDS encoding biliverdin-producing heme oxygenase: MVSEYLKQHTAEYHDAAEKLFNSKKIFNKTFTLEDYKKIIGTNYLMLLHSEDQIFSSLSDQLAEKLNLENRKKLPLIEKDLASLALENRTAVHNLEFTSENEALGALYVIEGSTLGGNVIAKQLSKTEGFDEVTFNFFGCYQENTGPMWKNFKEVLDTEVKEQNYDEVLSGAKKLYTFLLNVN, encoded by the coding sequence ATGGTATCTGAATATCTTAAGCAACATACGGCAGAATATCACGACGCTGCCGAAAAACTTTTTAATTCAAAAAAAATATTCAACAAAACATTCACGCTTGAAGATTACAAAAAGATCATCGGGACCAATTACCTGATGCTGCTTCATTCGGAAGATCAGATTTTCAGCAGCCTTTCGGACCAGTTAGCCGAGAAACTGAATCTCGAAAACAGGAAAAAGCTTCCTCTTATTGAAAAAGACCTTGCCAGCCTCGCCCTTGAGAACAGAACGGCTGTCCACAATCTTGAATTTACCAGCGAAAACGAAGCATTGGGTGCTTTATATGTGATTGAAGGCTCTACTCTCGGCGGAAATGTGATTGCCAAACAGCTTTCCAAAACAGAGGGTTTTGATGAGGTGACGTTTAATTTCTTCGGATGCTATCAGGAAAATACGGGGCCGATGTGGAAAAACTTCAAGGAAGTCCTCGATACGGAAGTGAAAGAACAGAACTACGATGAGGTTTTGTCCGGAGCCAAAAAATTATACACGTTTTTGTTAAACGTTAATTAA
- a CDS encoding leucine-rich repeat domain-containing protein — MMKNKIITALPLILLLPFFNAQQLTFKDRNFEKAVLENHDLNKDGKISPFEAEAVENLFLMNKGITSAEDLSYFKNAKMIILDENNIPKISLKNMDGVQLISCAGSKVSIFMAENLKSLTSLYLDNNLIENISLKMTPKINQLTVSLNKIKTIDVSALKYLKKLNLEHNQIQKLDISANVNLESLNIMKNPIREKDIKKGPANVTIFGLDQP, encoded by the coding sequence ATGATGAAAAACAAAATTATTACCGCATTGCCTTTGATTTTGCTGCTGCCCTTTTTTAATGCACAGCAGCTTACTTTTAAAGATAGGAATTTTGAAAAAGCCGTTCTCGAAAATCATGACCTCAATAAAGACGGAAAAATAAGCCCTTTTGAAGCCGAAGCAGTGGAAAACTTATTTCTGATGAATAAAGGTATTACTTCTGCAGAAGATCTTTCTTATTTTAAAAATGCCAAAATGATTATTCTTGATGAGAACAATATCCCAAAGATCTCCCTGAAAAATATGGATGGTGTCCAGCTGATTTCCTGTGCAGGCAGCAAAGTTTCCATTTTCATGGCAGAAAACCTGAAAAGCCTTACGTCACTGTACCTGGACAACAATCTTATTGAAAATATTTCGCTGAAAATGACGCCTAAAATTAATCAATTAACCGTATCTTTAAATAAAATTAAGACGATTGATGTAAGCGCACTGAAATATCTTAAAAAGCTGAATCTTGAACATAACCAGATCCAGAAACTCGATATTTCCGCCAATGTAAATCTGGAAAGCCTGAATATCATGAAAAATCCCATCAGGGAAAAAGATATTAAAAAAGGGCCGGCAAATGTCACGATTTTTGGATTGGACCAACCTTAA
- a CDS encoding transposase — MGISKYSLSFKLSCIERIGKQNLSVRSLAREIGLDESIIRKWKRFYDLYGIQGLQRRSNRCYDVKFKLRVLETMESQNLSLKQAAARFNIAAESSISTWRVAYEKYGILGLKNKPIGRASIMSNYKQKKKKSGKPLTREEELLLENERLRAEIDFLKKLDALALKNNKQKPSKS, encoded by the coding sequence ATGGGAATATCAAAATATAGTTTATCATTTAAGTTGAGTTGCATAGAAAGAATTGGGAAACAAAATCTTTCGGTCCGCTCTTTAGCTCGGGAAATAGGTTTGGATGAGTCTATTATTCGCAAATGGAAAAGGTTTTATGATTTATACGGAATTCAGGGTTTACAACGCAGGAGCAACCGCTGTTATGATGTAAAATTTAAGCTCAGGGTTTTGGAAACGATGGAGTCGCAAAACCTTTCTCTAAAGCAAGCTGCTGCCAGATTCAATATCGCTGCAGAATCCAGTATTAGTACCTGGCGTGTTGCTTACGAAAAATATGGTATTTTAGGGTTAAAGAATAAACCCATAGGAAGAGCATCAATAATGAGCAATTACAAACAAAAAAAGAAAAAGTCCGGCAAACCACTGACTAGAGAAGAAGAACTGTTATTGGAAAATGAAAGACTTCGGGCCGAAATCGATTTTCTAAAAAAGTTAGACGCCTTAGCTCTCAAAAACAACAAGCAGAAGCCATCGAAGAGTTAA
- a CDS encoding barstar family protein: MSTIYIDFTDIGDYEDFYAQLKEKLPLPEYFGDNLDALSDVITGGLEMPLHLEFVNMTVDQLEIFEDLLTTLEDAEDEMEDFTFTYFLEQYEDDEDDAEEE, from the coding sequence ATGAGTACAATATATATAGACTTTACAGACATAGGGGATTATGAAGACTTCTATGCACAACTCAAGGAAAAGCTTCCGCTTCCGGAGTATTTCGGGGACAATCTGGATGCCCTTTCGGATGTAATTACAGGTGGGCTGGAAATGCCTCTCCACCTCGAATTTGTAAACATGACGGTAGATCAGCTGGAAATCTTTGAGGACCTTCTCACCACGCTGGAAGATGCTGAAGACGAAATGGAAGATTTTACCTTTACTTATTTTCTCGAACAGTATGAGGATGATGAAGATGATGCTGAAGAAGAGTAA
- a CDS encoding Zn-dependent protease, producing the protein MKDQHAVTILIQPFKDLKSENAIGLANEIKKVYPHVSILEPIDFPKNTYYEPRKRYRADSVISYLSRNTKDGFVTIGLTSKDISFTKGKIKDFGIMGLGLRPGNACIASSFRLNKNNSDEQFFKIAIHELGHTQGLKHCPVKTCFMRDAEGKNPTNEETDFCKKCKQFLINKNWKFNSI; encoded by the coding sequence ATGAAGGATCAACATGCAGTTACCATTCTTATCCAGCCTTTCAAAGATCTTAAATCTGAAAATGCAATAGGTTTAGCCAACGAAATCAAAAAGGTGTATCCACATGTCAGCATCCTGGAGCCAATTGATTTTCCAAAGAATACTTATTATGAACCCAGAAAACGCTACAGGGCAGATTCTGTAATTTCATATTTAAGCAGGAATACCAAAGATGGTTTTGTGACGATAGGTTTAACCTCAAAGGATATCAGCTTTACCAAAGGTAAAATAAAAGATTTTGGAATTATGGGTTTGGGATTAAGACCTGGCAATGCATGCATTGCTTCAAGTTTCAGATTAAATAAAAACAATTCGGACGAACAGTTTTTTAAAATAGCTATTCATGAGCTAGGTCATACGCAGGGCTTAAAACACTGCCCGGTAAAGACCTGCTTTATGAGAGATGCAGAAGGTAAAAACCCAACCAATGAAGAAACTGATTTTTGTAAAAAATGCAAACAATTTTTAATTAATAAAAACTGGAAATTCAATTCAATATGA
- a CDS encoding IS3 family transposase: protein MEELRHQYNLSVLLDCAGMGRSSFYYHQNRAQSDKYSDVKAMIKQIYHRHKGRFGYRRITLTMKEKGVIINHKTVLRLMKTLGLKSIIRVKRYKSYRGEQGKIAPNILKRNFKAEQPNKKWATDVTEFNVSGNKLYLSPIIDLFNGEIISYNLSERPVFAQITDMLKKSLKKIKNTENIILHSDQGWQYQMKAYQNILKEKGIIQSMSRKGNCLDNAVIENFFGTLKSEMFYTKKFKTIDELKKEIKQYITYYNNDRIRLNLNGKSPVQYRTLFFNNIV from the coding sequence ATCGAAGAGTTAAGGCATCAATACAATCTCTCTGTGTTGCTGGATTGTGCAGGGATGGGCAGAAGCAGTTTTTATTATCATCAGAACAGAGCTCAGAGCGACAAATATTCTGATGTAAAAGCAATGATAAAACAAATTTATCACAGGCACAAAGGAAGGTTCGGATACCGACGTATTACTTTAACAATGAAAGAAAAAGGTGTCATCATCAATCATAAAACAGTTTTGAGATTAATGAAAACGTTAGGACTGAAAAGTATTATACGGGTCAAAAGATACAAATCTTACCGGGGTGAACAAGGGAAAATAGCACCCAATATTTTAAAAAGAAACTTTAAAGCAGAGCAGCCGAACAAAAAATGGGCAACTGATGTAACTGAGTTTAATGTCTCGGGAAACAAGCTTTATCTGTCTCCGATCATCGATTTATTCAACGGTGAAATCATCAGCTATAATCTCTCAGAAAGACCTGTCTTCGCGCAGATTACAGATATGCTGAAAAAGAGCTTAAAGAAAATTAAAAATACAGAAAATATCATCTTACATTCAGATCAAGGTTGGCAATACCAGATGAAGGCATATCAAAATATCTTGAAAGAAAAAGGAATCATCCAGAGTATGTCCAGAAAAGGAAACTGTCTGGACAATGCCGTGATTGAAAACTTTTTCGGAACACTGAAATCTGAGATGTTTTATACCAAAAAGTTTAAAACAATTGATGAGCTGAAAAAAGAGATAAAACAATACATCACTTATTACAATAATGACAGAATACGGTTAAATCTAAATGGAAAGAGCCCGGTACAGTACCGAACTCTTTTCTTTAATAATATTGTTTAA
- the pafA gene encoding alkaline phosphatase PafA: MFRKISVAAALGLSVITINAQKNKNPQLERPKLVVGLVVDQMRWDYLYRFYNKYGNNGFKRLLNTGYSLNNVHIPYVPTVTALGHTCIYTGSVPAIHGIAGNDWTDKETGKNVYCTTDESVHPVGTTNMNVGSHSPKNLWSTTVTDELRLATNFQGKVIGVSLKDRASILPAGHTPNGAFWFDDSSGNFITSTWYMNDLPQWIKTFNAQNLPEKLVANGWNTLLPISQYTESAPDNSSWEGLLGSAKTPTFPYSNLAADYQAKKDNIRYTPFGNTLTLKLAEAAIEGEKLGGDDVVDMLAINLASTDYAGHKFGPNSIEVEDVYLRLDQDLAQFFNYLDSKVGKGQYTVFLSADHGGAHSVGFLQEHKITTGFFGDGMDKNVNQKLKEKFGVDKLINAVDNYQIYFDRKLLKDNNIKLEDVVDFTVKEIENDPSDLYAVAVTKVSEATIPEPIKQRVINGINRQRSGDIQLISHDSMLPPYSKTGTTHSVWNSYDSHIPLIFMGWGIQHGESSKPYFMTDIAPTVSSLLKIQFPSGNVGNPISEAIGK, translated from the coding sequence ATGTTTAGGAAAATTTCGGTTGCGGCGGCCTTGGGCCTGTCTGTAATCACAATCAATGCACAGAAGAACAAAAACCCTCAGCTGGAAAGACCCAAACTGGTCGTAGGTTTGGTAGTGGACCAGATGAGATGGGACTATTTGTACCGTTTTTACAACAAATATGGAAATAACGGATTCAAAAGGCTTTTAAATACCGGCTATTCTTTAAATAACGTTCATATTCCTTATGTTCCTACCGTTACCGCTTTGGGGCATACCTGCATCTATACGGGTTCGGTGCCTGCCATTCACGGGATTGCCGGGAACGACTGGACGGATAAGGAAACCGGGAAAAACGTTTATTGTACGACCGACGAAAGTGTACACCCCGTAGGAACCACTAACATGAATGTGGGAAGCCATTCTCCGAAAAACCTGTGGTCGACAACCGTAACCGATGAGCTGAGGCTGGCGACTAATTTCCAGGGTAAAGTGATCGGGGTTTCTCTGAAAGACAGGGCTTCGATATTGCCGGCAGGCCATACGCCGAACGGTGCTTTTTGGTTCGACGATTCTTCAGGGAATTTCATTACGAGCACCTGGTACATGAATGATCTTCCGCAATGGATCAAGACGTTCAATGCACAGAATCTGCCGGAAAAATTGGTAGCAAACGGCTGGAATACCTTACTTCCGATCAGTCAGTATACCGAAAGCGCACCGGACAATTCGTCATGGGAAGGGCTTCTGGGAAGCGCAAAAACACCGACTTTCCCGTACAGCAATCTGGCAGCTGATTATCAGGCTAAAAAAGACAACATCCGCTATACACCTTTCGGAAATACCCTAACCCTGAAACTGGCAGAAGCAGCGATCGAAGGGGAAAAGCTGGGCGGAGACGATGTAGTGGATATGCTGGCGATCAATCTGGCTTCTACAGACTATGCCGGGCACAAGTTCGGGCCGAATTCCATCGAAGTGGAGGATGTTTATCTAAGACTGGATCAGGATTTAGCTCAGTTTTTCAATTACCTGGATTCCAAAGTGGGGAAAGGGCAGTATACAGTTTTCCTTTCTGCAGACCATGGCGGAGCCCACTCTGTAGGATTTTTACAGGAACACAAAATTACCACCGGTTTCTTTGGAGACGGAATGGATAAAAATGTCAACCAGAAACTGAAAGAAAAATTCGGTGTGGATAAGCTGATCAATGCTGTAGATAATTACCAGATTTATTTTGACAGAAAATTGTTAAAAGACAACAATATCAAGCTTGAAGACGTAGTGGATTTCACGGTGAAGGAAATTGAAAATGATCCTTCCGACCTGTATGCCGTAGCGGTAACGAAAGTTTCCGAAGCAACGATTCCTGAACCGATCAAGCAAAGGGTGATCAATGGGATCAACAGGCAGAGAAGCGGAGATATCCAGCTGATTTCCCACGATTCCATGCTTCCTCCTTACTCTAAAACCGGAACGACCCACAGTGTATGGAACTCCTACGATTCGCACATCCCGCTGATTTTTATGGGGTGGGGGATCCAGCACGGAGAAAGCAGCAAGCCTTACTTCATGACCGATATTGCGCCTACCGTTTCTTCCCTGCTGAAGATACAGTTCCCAAGCGGAAATGTAGGAAACCCGATCAGTGAAGCGATTGGAAAATAA
- a CDS encoding malate dehydrogenase yields MKVTVVGAGAVGASCAEYIAMKNFCSEVVLVDIKEGFAEGKAMDLMQTASLNGFDTKITGTTGDYSKTAGSHVAVITSGIPRKPGMTREELIGINAGIVKEVTENLVKNSPEVIIIVVSNPMDTMAYLVHKTSGLPKHKIIGMGGALDSARFKYRLAEALEAPISDVDGMVIAAHSDTGMLPLLSKATRNGVPVTEFLDAEQQKYVIEETKVGGATLTKLLGTSAWYAPGAAVSVMVQAIACDQKKMIPCSLMLEGEYGQNDICLGVPAIIGKNGVEKIVNVTLTADEQLKFAEAANAVREVNGDLKF; encoded by the coding sequence ATGAAAGTAACTGTCGTAGGTGCCGGCGCTGTAGGAGCGAGCTGTGCAGAATACATCGCAATGAAGAACTTCTGCTCGGAAGTGGTTTTGGTAGACATCAAAGAAGGATTTGCGGAAGGTAAAGCTATGGATTTGATGCAGACGGCATCTCTTAACGGATTCGATACAAAAATTACCGGAACAACAGGAGATTACAGCAAGACTGCAGGTTCTCACGTAGCGGTTATTACTTCAGGAATTCCGAGAAAACCGGGAATGACAAGAGAGGAACTGATCGGTATCAACGCCGGAATCGTGAAAGAAGTTACTGAAAACCTGGTAAAAAATTCTCCGGAAGTGATCATCATCGTGGTTTCCAACCCAATGGACACCATGGCTTACCTGGTACACAAGACCTCAGGTCTTCCGAAGCACAAAATTATCGGGATGGGTGGTGCGCTGGATTCCGCAAGATTCAAATACAGATTGGCGGAGGCTTTGGAAGCTCCGATCTCCGATGTAGACGGAATGGTAATCGCAGCACACAGCGACACCGGGATGCTTCCTCTATTGAGCAAAGCAACAAGAAACGGAGTTCCTGTAACAGAATTCCTGGATGCTGAGCAACAGAAATACGTTATCGAAGAAACAAAAGTAGGAGGGGCAACCCTTACCAAATTATTAGGAACTTCTGCATGGTATGCACCGGGAGCAGCTGTTTCGGTAATGGTTCAGGCAATCGCTTGCGATCAGAAAAAAATGATCCCTTGTTCTTTGATGCTGGAAGGGGAATACGGGCAGAACGATATCTGTTTAGGGGTTCCTGCGATCATCGGGAAAAACGGAGTTGAAAAAATCGTAAACGTTACCCTTACGGCAGATGAGCAATTGAAATTTGCTGAAGCTGCAAATGCAGTAAGAGAAGTAAACGGAGATTTGAAGTTTTAA
- a CDS encoding Crp/Fnr family transcriptional regulator gives MIISENLLFSHGAELQNYHSGDFIIEEDSTPKYYFQIKSGTVKLSSFLEDGKEFIHGIPFDGYCFAETYLFTDKKYAVNAIAITECEIIRLEKNRFTDLLLAQPQLILNLYSFTADRMHYRFVTSAPFFFKDPVTKLHILMRYIKAHFGFEDKFSFAIPYTRQQLASLTGMRIETVIRAIKKMEKQEVLKIDNSKIYI, from the coding sequence ATGATCATCTCGGAAAACCTATTGTTTTCTCATGGAGCTGAACTGCAAAATTATCATTCCGGTGACTTTATCATCGAAGAAGACAGCACCCCCAAATATTATTTTCAAATAAAATCCGGCACTGTCAAATTGAGCAGCTTTTTGGAAGACGGTAAAGAATTTATTCACGGGATCCCGTTTGATGGTTATTGTTTTGCCGAAACGTATCTTTTTACGGATAAGAAATATGCAGTAAATGCCATTGCCATTACCGAATGTGAAATCATACGGCTGGAAAAGAACCGGTTTACCGATCTGTTGCTGGCGCAACCACAGCTTATTCTCAATTTGTATTCTTTCACGGCAGACCGGATGCATTACCGGTTTGTAACATCAGCCCCCTTCTTTTTTAAAGACCCGGTGACGAAATTACATATCCTGATGCGGTACATCAAAGCCCATTTCGGTTTTGAGGATAAATTCTCTTTTGCGATCCCCTATACCCGCCAGCAGCTTGCTTCCCTTACCGGAATGCGTATAGAAACGGTAATCCGCGCTATCAAAAAGATGGAAAAACAGGAGGTCCTGAAAATCGACAACAGCAAGATTTATATCTGA
- a CDS encoding NAD(P)H-dependent oxidoreductase: MALLILGHPDIEKSLANKTIIEELENSGLDLEIRNLSKLYPDYNITAEAEQEALLKHQNIVFQYPLYWYNMPAILKHWFDVVFTYQFAYGSKGDKLKGKNFIPSFTVGAPESEYYTLGEHHFRIYEFCKNLEQTAYYTQMNYVEPFYFHGTSVNAGYTEEDVKVKARTQGKKLAEMLSRL; encoded by the coding sequence ATGGCATTACTTATCCTTGGACATCCCGATATTGAAAAATCACTGGCCAATAAGACCATCATCGAAGAACTGGAAAACAGCGGTTTGGACCTTGAAATCAGAAATCTGTCAAAACTTTATCCGGACTACAACATCACTGCAGAAGCAGAACAGGAAGCATTATTAAAGCATCAGAACATTGTTTTTCAGTATCCGCTGTACTGGTACAATATGCCTGCCATCCTGAAACACTGGTTCGACGTGGTTTTTACCTACCAGTTTGCTTACGGTTCGAAAGGCGATAAGCTTAAAGGCAAAAACTTCATTCCCAGTTTTACGGTCGGTGCTCCGGAAAGTGAGTACTATACATTGGGCGAACATCATTTCAGGATATATGAATTCTGTAAAAATCTTGAACAGACGGCTTATTACACACAGATGAATTATGTAGAGCCTTTTTATTTTCACGGGACTTCCGTGAATGCCGGCTATACGGAGGAAGATGTAAAAGTAAAAGCAAGAACTCAGGGAAAAAAGCTGGCGGAGATGTTGAGCCGATTATAA